A part of Paraliobacillus zengyii genomic DNA contains:
- a CDS encoding SIR2 family protein, with amino-acid sequence MHIREFIRNFNNHPVLFVGTGISLRYLENSFTWDGLLSYISQAIKGSDEFYYDLKSKYEKDGDFDYTKIAEELEVEFNEALISDRDGIFKEINDQFYKNMKNDINISRFKIYIAELLSDIKVKKSMLREYSELKKVRKNIGSVITTNYDQFIESVFEFNPLIGNEILLSNPYGSVYKIHGCVDDPSKIIITDDDYKAFNEKYELIRAQLLSLFIHNPIIFLGYNIGDTNIKGILKTIFTYINPNTAEAEDIRKNFLLVEYDEGSQNTEVTDHDIDMSGFSTIRINKIKTDNFLEIYKHLASLSLPVSAMDVRKVQAIVKEIYVGGDIQVSITEDIDALKNGEKILAIGSLKTIKYEFQTTSEIMENYFKIIDESNDQLLKLIDKHHIQKSQYFPIFGFNKIQEELKTSQELKAIQKEKIANLIINTPDFAQQYTNINDILEDGYISQYKKNLAIVLGIISDRIELGSVETYLREYPDKKTTNYRKLLCVYDYKMYAGADDTIYFS; translated from the coding sequence ATGCACATAAGGGAGTTTATAAGAAATTTTAATAATCATCCGGTTCTTTTTGTAGGTACTGGTATAAGCCTCAGGTATTTAGAAAACTCATTCACTTGGGATGGGTTACTTTCATATATTTCTCAAGCTATTAAAGGTTCAGATGAATTTTATTACGATTTAAAATCTAAATATGAAAAAGATGGGGACTTTGATTACACTAAGATAGCTGAAGAACTTGAAGTCGAATTTAATGAAGCTCTAATAAGTGACCGAGACGGTATATTTAAGGAGATTAATGATCAGTTCTATAAAAACATGAAAAACGATATAAACATTAGCCGGTTTAAGATTTATATTGCCGAGTTATTGTCAGACATTAAAGTTAAAAAGAGTATGCTACGTGAATATTCAGAGTTAAAAAAAGTAAGAAAGAATATTGGTTCAGTTATAACTACAAATTATGATCAATTTATAGAAAGTGTTTTTGAATTCAATCCATTAATTGGTAATGAAATTTTATTAAGTAATCCCTATGGTTCAGTTTATAAGATCCATGGTTGTGTCGATGATCCTAGTAAGATAATAATCACTGATGATGATTATAAGGCATTTAATGAAAAATATGAACTGATTAGAGCACAATTATTATCATTGTTCATTCATAACCCTATAATTTTTTTAGGATATAATATTGGTGATACTAATATTAAAGGGATTCTTAAAACTATCTTCACATATATAAATCCTAATACGGCTGAAGCAGAGGATATCAGAAAGAATTTCTTACTTGTAGAATATGATGAAGGATCCCAGAATACTGAAGTTACTGACCACGATATTGATATGAGTGGATTCTCAACAATTCGAATTAATAAAATAAAAACTGATAACTTTTTAGAAATATATAAGCATCTGGCAAGTTTAAGTCTTCCTGTTTCTGCTATGGATGTCAGAAAGGTACAAGCAATTGTTAAAGAAATATATGTTGGTGGAGATATTCAAGTTAGTATAACTGAGGATATTGACGCCTTAAAAAATGGAGAAAAGATTTTAGCGATTGGTTCATTAAAGACAATTAAATATGAATTTCAAACAACATCAGAGATTATGGAAAACTATTTTAAAATTATTGATGAATCAAATGACCAACTGTTAAAGTTAATTGATAAACACCATATCCAAAAGAGTCAGTATTTTCCGATCTTTGGGTTTAATAAAATACAAGAAGAGTTGAAAACCTCTCAAGAATTAAAGGCAATTCAAAAGGAGAAAATTGCAAATTTAATTATAAACACTCCTGACTTTGCACAACAGTATACTAACATTAATGATATATTAGAGGATGGATATATTTCCCAATATAAAAAGAATCTAGCTATAGTATTAGGAATAATAAGCGATCGAATTGAACTTGGATCTGTTGAGACTTATTTAAGGGAATATCCAGATAAGAAAACTACTAATTACAGAAAGCTTCTTTGTGTATATGACTATAAAATGTACGCTGGAGCAGACGATACGATATACTTTAGTTGA
- a CDS encoding AraC family transcriptional regulator has product MTWVESLQAAIDYMEDHILEDISIEGAAQQANFSVFHFQRTFAILTDTSVGDYLRHRRLTLAAYELTRSNTKIIDLAYKYGYDTPEAFSKAFRRQHGITPSEARKYTGKLKSYNRLVVHVSLKGAEPMQVKVVEREAFQIVGIKREFSLVDKENLVGIPKMWDKINEEGTGERLFKLNNGPVKSVVGVCVEKDSQSIDYWIGTAHEGSAPDGLSTLEIPATKWVVFEVHGPMPDAMQNAWKQIISEWFPSSGYKHAGTPELEVYSDEDPSSPDLYSEIWIPVK; this is encoded by the coding sequence ATGACATGGGTTGAATCATTACAGGCAGCTATAGACTACATGGAAGATCATATACTTGAGGATATTTCGATAGAAGGTGCTGCCCAACAGGCTAATTTTTCAGTTTTTCACTTTCAGCGTACATTTGCGATATTAACTGATACTTCTGTTGGTGATTATCTTAGACATCGTCGTCTAACATTAGCTGCCTATGAGTTAACAAGATCAAATACAAAGATTATTGATCTCGCCTACAAATATGGTTACGACACTCCTGAAGCTTTTTCAAAGGCTTTTCGACGGCAACATGGTATAACACCAAGTGAAGCACGAAAGTACACGGGAAAGCTAAAATCTTATAACCGCCTGGTAGTACATGTGAGTCTGAAGGGAGCAGAGCCGATGCAGGTCAAAGTTGTTGAACGTGAGGCATTTCAGATTGTAGGGATTAAGCGGGAATTTTCACTGGTTGATAAGGAGAACCTAGTGGGCATCCCAAAAATGTGGGATAAGATAAACGAAGAGGGAACTGGCGAGCGATTGTTTAAATTGAACAATGGTCCGGTTAAAAGTGTAGTGGGTGTATGTGTTGAAAAAGATTCTCAATCCATTGATTATTGGATAGGTACAGCACATGAGGGAAGTGCGCCTGATGGATTATCCACTTTGGAAATACCCGCAACCAAATGGGTTGTGTTTGAGGTTCATGGACCGATGCCCGATGCTATGCAAAATGCGTGGAAACAAATTATTTCAGAATGGTTTCCTTCAAGTGGTTACAAACACGCAGGTACACCAGAACTAGAAGTATATTCAGATGAAGATCCATCCAGTCCTGATTTATATTCAGAAATCTGGATTCCAGTAAAATAG